One Kribbella sp. NBC_00662 genomic region harbors:
- a CDS encoding GPGG-motif small membrane protein — protein sequence MVFLLWIIAVILVVAGIVSLFRGQVMWGAALIIIGLLVGPGGVSIFT from the coding sequence ATGGTATTTCTCCTGTGGATCATCGCGGTGATCCTCGTCGTGGCCGGAATCGTCTCGCTGTTCCGCGGCCAGGTGATGTGGGGCGCCGCCCTGATCATCATCGGTCTGCTGGTCGGCCCGGGCGGCGTGAGCATCTTCACCTGA
- a CDS encoding nitroreductase family protein, whose product MTTAESSYRLRYGSSTAFAPPAVWNDVIAQQLAHRSVRSYRPDPVPDDTLAALIAAAQSAPTSGNLQLWSVVAVRDDVRRTRLAELAGEQEFIAQAPVFLVWLADLARARHITTEIGSATAEAADFVEAALLAFVDVALAAQNAALAAESLGLGTVFVGAIRNRPLDVAAELRLPPNVFPVFGLTVGHPDRLDEAAVKPRLPQQAVLHHETYELEPQEAHVHAYEQALNTFYASAGLPTSWIARVAGRFGAVEGLKGREHLREALQIRGFELR is encoded by the coding sequence GTGACGACTGCGGAGAGTTCCTACCGGCTGCGCTACGGATCGAGTACGGCGTTCGCGCCGCCGGCGGTGTGGAACGACGTCATCGCGCAGCAGCTCGCGCATCGATCGGTGCGGTCCTACCGGCCGGATCCGGTGCCCGATGACACGTTGGCGGCGTTGATCGCGGCCGCACAGTCGGCGCCGACGTCCGGGAACCTGCAGTTGTGGAGCGTGGTCGCGGTCCGGGACGACGTACGGCGTACCCGGCTGGCGGAGCTGGCGGGGGAGCAGGAGTTCATCGCGCAGGCGCCGGTGTTCCTGGTGTGGCTGGCCGACCTGGCCAGGGCGCGGCACATCACCACCGAGATCGGATCGGCGACGGCGGAGGCCGCGGACTTCGTCGAGGCAGCGCTGCTCGCATTCGTCGACGTCGCGCTCGCCGCACAGAACGCTGCACTGGCAGCGGAGTCACTCGGGCTCGGCACAGTGTTCGTCGGCGCGATCCGGAACCGTCCGCTCGACGTCGCCGCGGAGCTGCGGCTGCCGCCGAACGTGTTCCCGGTCTTCGGTTTGACCGTCGGCCATCCGGACCGGCTCGACGAGGCCGCGGTCAAGCCTCGGCTGCCGCAGCAGGCTGTGCTGCACCACGAGACGTACGAACTCGAGCCGCAGGAAGCTCATGTGCATGCCTACGAGCAGGCGTTGAACACCTTCTACGCGAGTGCCGGCCTGCCGACGAGTTGGATCGCACGGGTAGCCGGCCGGTTCGGGGCCGTCGAGGGGCTCAAGGGCCGCGAGCACCTGCGCGAAGCTCTTCAGATCCGCGGCTTCGAACTCCGCTGA
- a CDS encoding transcriptional regulator TrmB encodes MADWEAVGLSTVDAQVYRQLLRDPGVPVEQLGEVLELPDIAQAVERLVSAGLVRSGSEAAPAPVDPRSGLGMLVRERRAALDGVAAMTDQLAREFSAGQLQAEPSRLIEIAVGRDAIEARIDDMLRGATQQAVGTDTPPYVADGSAQVSGAELALLDRGVRFRSIYAAEVLDHPGWVERLRAMGERGEQSRVLPQVPVKLLIVDGTTAILPLAGGPSTPGQARAVVVSDSALTSALQVLFDQLWSQATPLRLSENADPNTTLINLLASGMKDEAIARQLGVSGRTLRRRIAQVQEQLGATSRFQAGLQAGRRGWS; translated from the coding sequence GTGGCTGATTGGGAAGCAGTTGGGCTGTCAACGGTCGATGCCCAGGTCTATCGGCAGCTGCTGCGGGATCCGGGGGTGCCGGTGGAGCAGCTCGGCGAGGTCCTGGAGTTGCCGGACATAGCGCAGGCCGTGGAGCGGCTCGTCTCGGCCGGGTTGGTGCGGAGCGGTTCGGAGGCCGCGCCGGCTCCGGTCGACCCGCGGTCGGGGCTGGGCATGCTTGTGCGTGAGCGACGGGCCGCGCTGGACGGTGTCGCGGCGATGACCGACCAACTCGCCCGTGAGTTCAGCGCCGGTCAGTTGCAGGCCGAGCCGAGTCGGCTGATCGAGATCGCGGTCGGCCGGGACGCGATCGAGGCGCGGATCGACGACATGCTGCGCGGTGCGACGCAGCAGGCGGTCGGGACGGACACCCCGCCGTACGTCGCGGACGGTAGCGCGCAGGTTTCGGGCGCGGAGTTGGCGTTGCTCGATCGTGGGGTGCGGTTCCGGTCGATCTACGCGGCTGAGGTGCTCGACCATCCGGGGTGGGTCGAGCGGTTGCGGGCGATGGGTGAGCGCGGGGAGCAGTCGCGGGTGCTGCCGCAGGTGCCGGTGAAGCTGCTGATCGTCGACGGGACGACGGCGATCCTCCCGCTGGCGGGTGGGCCGTCGACGCCCGGGCAGGCGCGAGCCGTTGTGGTGTCGGACTCGGCGTTGACGAGTGCGCTGCAGGTGTTGTTCGACCAGCTGTGGAGTCAGGCGACGCCGTTGCGGCTGTCGGAGAATGCGGATCCGAACACGACTCTGATCAACCTGCTGGCGAGTGGGATGAAGGACGAGGCGATCGCGCGTCAGCTCGGGGTGAGTGGCCGGACGTTGCGGCGGCGAATCGCTCAGGTGCAGGAACAACTCGGCGCCACCAGCCGCTTCCAGGCCGGCCTCCAAGCAGGCCGCCGCGGCTGGAGCTGA
- a CDS encoding WD40/YVTN/BNR-like repeat-containing protein, with product MRLHAGRKTIALIGAVVTALLVGSGADVATADPTEPAFAPQSIVWPTETDGYVLGGVACGTATCPAEVLATHNGGKTWSAAGRTHNGLAKSGEPGLTSLQFANAKFGWAYDPYLEATKDGGKTWTQVPLPGGEAKVLNLLAAPDGTYLVTSGCEIGTGICDDRPLKVWRAPAGKSSGWKQLDIPVAADDHVAMDAEGSTVYFLAAPFVGPGRLSTIRNGAVRPTSTVTCADAEDATMTDLATNGPGRVYVLCMANFGRGHSDKTLLVSGDGGRTFRYDAIPGGLGLAGQLSVGPDGAVMLSTLTASLVYNRPTLSKAWRIDQEWLENSEHIHDLVQQSGTTAWIVERDAAYTQNTQLWVSHDAGASWQQTTLVPA from the coding sequence GTGCGTCTGCATGCCGGCCGCAAGACAATCGCGTTGATAGGCGCCGTTGTCACCGCGCTTCTGGTCGGCTCCGGGGCCGACGTCGCGACCGCCGATCCCACCGAGCCGGCCTTCGCTCCGCAGTCGATCGTCTGGCCGACCGAGACCGACGGCTACGTGCTCGGCGGCGTCGCCTGCGGTACTGCGACCTGCCCGGCCGAGGTGCTCGCCACACACAACGGCGGCAAGACCTGGAGCGCCGCCGGCCGCACACACAACGGGCTGGCGAAGAGCGGCGAGCCCGGCCTGACCAGCCTGCAGTTCGCCAACGCGAAGTTCGGCTGGGCCTACGACCCGTACCTCGAGGCCACCAAGGACGGCGGTAAGACATGGACGCAGGTCCCGTTGCCCGGCGGCGAGGCCAAGGTCCTCAACCTGCTCGCAGCCCCCGACGGCACCTACCTCGTCACGTCTGGCTGTGAGATCGGCACCGGCATCTGCGACGACCGCCCGCTGAAGGTCTGGCGCGCACCCGCCGGCAAGTCCAGCGGCTGGAAGCAGCTCGACATCCCGGTCGCCGCCGACGATCACGTCGCGATGGACGCCGAGGGATCGACGGTCTACTTCCTGGCCGCGCCGTTCGTCGGCCCGGGCCGGTTGTCCACGATCCGCAACGGCGCCGTGCGGCCGACCAGCACGGTCACCTGCGCCGACGCCGAGGACGCGACGATGACCGACCTCGCGACCAACGGCCCGGGGCGCGTCTACGTGCTCTGCATGGCGAACTTCGGCCGCGGGCACTCCGACAAGACCCTCCTGGTCTCCGGCGACGGCGGCAGGACCTTCCGGTACGACGCCATCCCGGGCGGGCTCGGTCTGGCCGGGCAGCTGTCGGTTGGGCCGGACGGCGCGGTCATGCTCAGCACGCTCACCGCGAGCCTCGTCTACAACCGGCCGACACTGTCGAAGGCGTGGCGCATCGACCAGGAATGGCTCGAGAACAGCGAGCACATCCACGACCTGGTCCAGCAGTCCGGTACGACGGCATGGATCGTCGAGCGCGATGCGGCGTACACGCAGAACACGCAGCTCTGGGTGAGCCATGACGCCGGCGCGAGCTGGCAGCAGACCACTCTCGTCCCGGCGTGA
- a CDS encoding MFS transporter, whose amino-acid sequence MTQTRAAGAVDGQGFSYRPFIWLAVATFSMGIDGYVLAGLLPQIAGDLSVTAAAAGQLMSVFAFTAALAGPVLGTLTSRWERRTTIALALAVFVLGNLIVGIATNYPIALGGRVIAALGGCLLNAAVTGYVIALTPPEHHGKALSFVLGGWMTATALGVPIGLVIGQSSWRFPMIMVAVVGAIALVGILLRLPQLHLPGGTLVDRLRPLKQPRLLAGLLVTTGILCSSYTCFTYATLILGPHFHAHWAIILIMFGYGVSSMAGNAITGRLVDRFSAIQVLTVVLIGLLLNSILGMVALMFAPAVVAAVWGLVWFFSAGVGNGGGAVPQQARLATMAPDSATIVIALNGSAISLGSALGSALGGVALTAGSSPDGLLGVAGIILAITVTLHLLVTRASRRAAAAAA is encoded by the coding sequence ATGACGCAGACGCGGGCCGCGGGCGCGGTGGACGGGCAGGGGTTCTCCTACCGTCCGTTCATCTGGCTGGCGGTCGCGACGTTCTCGATGGGGATCGACGGGTACGTGCTGGCCGGTCTGCTCCCGCAGATCGCCGGCGACCTGAGCGTCACCGCGGCGGCCGCCGGCCAGTTGATGTCGGTGTTCGCGTTCACCGCCGCGCTCGCCGGTCCCGTGCTCGGGACGCTGACGTCCCGGTGGGAACGCCGTACGACGATCGCGCTCGCGCTGGCCGTGTTCGTGCTCGGCAACCTGATCGTCGGGATCGCGACCAACTACCCGATCGCGCTCGGCGGCCGGGTGATCGCGGCGCTCGGCGGCTGCCTGCTGAATGCGGCCGTCACCGGATACGTGATCGCGCTGACGCCTCCCGAGCACCACGGCAAGGCGTTGTCGTTCGTGCTCGGCGGCTGGATGACCGCGACGGCGCTCGGCGTACCGATCGGGCTGGTGATCGGGCAGTCGAGCTGGCGGTTCCCGATGATCATGGTCGCGGTGGTCGGCGCCATCGCCCTCGTCGGCATCCTGCTCCGGCTCCCCCAGCTCCATCTGCCGGGCGGGACGCTCGTCGACCGGCTGCGCCCGCTCAAGCAACCCCGGCTCCTCGCCGGACTGCTCGTCACGACCGGCATCCTCTGCAGCAGCTACACCTGCTTCACGTACGCCACCCTGATCCTCGGGCCGCATTTCCATGCGCACTGGGCGATCATCCTGATCATGTTCGGGTACGGCGTTTCGAGCATGGCGGGCAACGCGATCACCGGCCGGCTCGTCGACCGCTTCAGCGCGATCCAGGTTCTGACCGTGGTGCTGATCGGCCTGCTGCTGAACTCGATCCTCGGCATGGTGGCGCTGATGTTCGCGCCGGCTGTCGTGGCGGCGGTGTGGGGGCTGGTGTGGTTCTTCTCGGCCGGCGTCGGCAACGGCGGCGGCGCCGTACCCCAGCAGGCCCGGCTCGCAACGATGGCGCCGGACTCGGCGACGATCGTGATCGCGCTGAACGGCAGCGCGATCTCGCTCGGCTCGGCGCTCGGTAGCGCGCTCGGCGGTGTCGCGCTGACGGCCGGATCGTCGCCGGACGGTCTACTCGGTGTCGCCGGGATCATCCTGGCGATCACGGTCACCCTCCACCTCCTGGTCACCCGCGCCAGCCGCCGCGCCGCCGCGGCCGCGGCCTAG
- the groL gene encoding chaperonin GroEL (60 kDa chaperone family; promotes refolding of misfolded polypeptides especially under stressful conditions; forms two stacked rings of heptamers to form a barrel-shaped 14mer; ends can be capped by GroES; misfolded proteins enter the barrel where they are refolded when GroES binds), producing the protein MMAKELRFGESARDLLLAGVDQLADAVKSTLGPKGRNVILEKITGSPVVTNDGVTIAREIFLKNQFENMGAQLVKEAAIKTNDIVGDGTTTATVIAQAIIREGMHAIGSGGNPVLVKRGIDVAVGKLVERLRDVAHPVVTEQDYARVAAISANDDDIVGAVIAKALHTVGDGGIVTVEESSINGMGVDFVEGFEFDNGYMSPYMVTDPGSLQAVLDNPYILLCSEKITKVQEIMPLLDKIMREPRPLVIIAESLEGTALSMLVHNHVNGLFQCVAVKAPGFGDRRLHKLEDIAAITGGAVYSRHSGFSLETMTIDQLGRADQVRVTADRTAIVAGSGHDKDVAFRIAQLRSELERATFGVDEDVLTERIGSLSGKVAVIRVGAPTPAELKELQHRVEDALSATRAAMAEGIVAGGGMALLHAASALDGLDVKGDYKTGVDIVRRALREPAYLIAANAGYNGAEVLERTSQMGVDEGFDALDGVYGNMLAMGIIDPLRVARSALQNGASVAGLLLTTNTLIAEEQTPWGGSPALMTEYGALDEGLHQPSPDSSTPQSLGLGPSVG; encoded by the coding sequence CTGATGGCCAAGGAACTCAGATTCGGAGAGAGTGCCCGCGATCTTCTGCTGGCCGGCGTCGATCAGCTGGCGGACGCGGTCAAGTCGACGCTGGGGCCGAAAGGCCGCAACGTCATCCTGGAGAAGATCACCGGATCGCCTGTCGTCACCAACGACGGCGTGACGATCGCACGGGAGATCTTCCTCAAGAACCAGTTCGAGAACATGGGCGCCCAGCTGGTCAAGGAAGCCGCGATCAAGACCAACGACATCGTCGGCGACGGCACCACCACGGCGACCGTGATCGCGCAGGCCATCATCCGCGAGGGCATGCACGCGATCGGCTCCGGCGGGAACCCCGTTCTGGTGAAACGGGGCATCGACGTGGCCGTCGGCAAGCTGGTCGAGCGGCTGCGCGACGTCGCCCACCCGGTCGTCACCGAGCAGGACTACGCCCGGGTCGCGGCGATCTCGGCGAACGACGACGACATCGTCGGCGCGGTGATCGCGAAGGCGCTGCACACCGTCGGCGACGGCGGGATCGTCACCGTCGAGGAGTCCTCGATCAACGGTATGGGCGTGGACTTCGTCGAGGGGTTCGAGTTCGACAACGGGTACATGTCGCCGTACATGGTGACCGATCCGGGCAGCCTGCAGGCGGTCCTCGACAACCCGTACATCCTGTTGTGCAGCGAGAAGATCACCAAGGTCCAGGAGATCATGCCGCTGCTGGACAAGATCATGCGCGAGCCGCGTCCGCTGGTGATCATCGCCGAGAGCCTCGAAGGTACGGCGCTCAGCATGCTCGTGCACAACCACGTCAACGGGCTGTTCCAGTGCGTGGCCGTGAAGGCGCCCGGGTTCGGCGACCGGCGGCTGCACAAACTGGAGGACATCGCCGCGATCACCGGCGGCGCGGTCTACAGCCGGCACTCGGGGTTCAGCCTCGAGACGATGACGATCGACCAGCTGGGCCGTGCGGACCAGGTCCGGGTCACCGCCGACCGGACCGCGATCGTCGCGGGCAGCGGGCACGACAAGGACGTCGCGTTCCGGATCGCGCAGCTGCGGTCCGAGCTGGAGCGGGCGACGTTCGGTGTCGACGAGGACGTCCTGACCGAGCGGATCGGCTCGTTGTCGGGCAAGGTCGCGGTCATCCGTGTCGGCGCGCCGACCCCGGCCGAGCTCAAGGAGCTCCAGCACCGGGTCGAGGACGCGTTGTCTGCGACACGGGCCGCGATGGCCGAAGGGATCGTCGCGGGCGGCGGCATGGCCCTCCTGCATGCCGCGTCAGCCCTCGACGGCCTGGACGTCAAAGGCGATTACAAGACCGGTGTCGACATCGTCCGGCGGGCGCTGCGCGAACCGGCGTACCTGATCGCCGCGAACGCGGGCTACAACGGCGCCGAGGTGCTGGAGCGTACGTCGCAGATGGGGGTCGACGAGGGTTTCGACGCCCTCGACGGCGTCTACGGGAACATGCTCGCGATGGGCATCATCGACCCGCTCCGGGTGGCGCGTTCCGCGCTGCAGAACGGCGCGTCGGTGGCCGGCCTGCTGCTCACGACCAACACCCTGATCGCCGAGGAGCAGACCCCGTGGGGCGGCAGTCCCGCCCTGATGACGGAGTACGGCGCACTGGACGAGGGCCTGCATCAGCCGAGCCCCGACTCCAGCACGCCGCAGTCCCTGGGCCTCGGCCCGTCGGTCGGTTAG